A window of the Candidatus Amarolinea dominans genome harbors these coding sequences:
- a CDS encoding SUMF1/EgtB/PvdO family nonheme iron enzyme, producing the protein MRKQSWAITLLVILILAGLALTAGRWVPFLARFVQLNTDLIQGLADLVQLLLWIAAGALVLLRGRGWRGVPPVEPISDQEADDESRDVPTPPSSPVSPTNTYSAAQEGSGNATAQGANAQAASGGSIVARDIHGPVTINPPPPPDPARPDPASLRRAYLNRVLEQAGALSLGGVDPRVASDAKARLNLAAVYTALLTQTQEFEERAGHRLEAPREGQRLSAVAQLNRYARLVVLGDPGSGKSTLVNFVALCLAGEALGDSAANLALLRAPLPPEKDEASRAVARDEQEEKKPQPWTHGALLPVQIVLRDLAARGLPAAGRPATAEHLWQHIVASLRAASCGEYEPFLRNELRERGGLLLLDGLDEVPEADQRRVQIRQAIEDFAASFPRCRILVTSRTYAYQQQDWRLPGFVETVLAPFSAGQIRRFIDRWYAHIGELRGWDAANAQGRARLLANAVFGSDRLRSLAERPLLLTLMASLHAWRGGSLPEKREELYADAVELLLDWWENQRVVRDAQGQPEVIQPSLVEWLKLDHEKVRAVLHTLAYQAHANQPTLLGTADIAEETLVSQLLDASPTGDIKPKRLVEYLSQRAGILLPRGVKVYTFPHRTFQEYLAACYLTDHDFPTTLAELARQAPDRWREVALLAGAKAARGTSTAIWLLVDELCYQEPTAPGYTTADEWGAQLAGQALAEIANLGQISAARRASVQRVIRGLRHVMRESDLPALERALAGRTLARLGDPRLEVLTSAAMEFCYVPAGPFWMGSQDDPDAEDNEQPQEKLEMPYGYWIGRYPVTNAQFGEFTAAGGYREARYWGEAQKAQYWSPDGFKGWDDNEPRQRPRDYGEPQNLPNHPVVEVSWYEALAYTRWLGNRLAGQIPAGWRVQLPNEPEWEKAARGGVEIPAQKLMRSAAVGLTDEGTPRMQLNPLERRRYPWSNDPDANRANYDESRIGATSAVGCFPGGASVYGVEELSGNVWEWTRSLDGKYPYPTSGAERDKRENLAGGSSDLRIIRGGTYYVNRTHVRCALRYWDPPNYWSTDCGFRVVVSP; encoded by the coding sequence ATGCGTAAGCAATCTTGGGCGATTACCCTTCTCGTGATCCTGATCCTGGCCGGCCTGGCGCTGACCGCGGGCCGCTGGGTGCCTTTCCTGGCCCGCTTCGTACAGCTCAACACTGACCTGATCCAGGGACTGGCCGACCTGGTGCAGCTACTGCTCTGGATCGCAGCCGGCGCGCTGGTTTTGCTGCGCGGCCGCGGCTGGCGCGGTGTGCCGCCGGTCGAGCCTATTTCTGATCAGGAAGCTGATGACGAATCAAGAGACGTGCCTACGCCGCCGTCATCGCCGGTCTCACCCACCAATACCTATTCGGCCGCGCAGGAAGGCAGCGGCAACGCCACTGCGCAAGGCGCCAACGCCCAAGCCGCGTCTGGCGGCAGCATCGTGGCACGTGACATTCATGGCCCTGTGACCATCAACCCGCCGCCTCCCCCTGACCCTGCCCGGCCAGATCCGGCCAGCCTGCGCCGGGCGTACCTGAACCGCGTGCTGGAGCAGGCCGGCGCGTTGTCGCTCGGCGGCGTTGATCCGCGAGTGGCGAGCGATGCCAAGGCACGACTCAATCTGGCGGCTGTCTACACCGCGCTGCTCACCCAAACCCAGGAGTTCGAGGAACGCGCTGGGCACAGACTGGAAGCGCCACGCGAAGGCCAGCGCCTGTCGGCCGTGGCGCAATTGAATCGCTATGCACGCCTGGTCGTTCTGGGCGATCCAGGCAGTGGCAAGAGCACCCTCGTCAATTTCGTCGCGCTCTGCCTGGCTGGCGAGGCCCTGGGCGACAGCGCTGCCAACCTGGCGCTGTTAAGGGCTCCGCTGCCGCCGGAGAAGGATGAGGCATCGCGCGCAGTGGCGCGCGACGAGCAGGAGGAGAAAAAACCGCAGCCCTGGACCCACGGTGCACTGCTGCCGGTGCAGATCGTCCTGCGCGATCTGGCTGCGCGCGGCCTTCCCGCAGCCGGCCGACCGGCCACAGCCGAGCATTTGTGGCAGCATATTGTGGCCTCTCTGCGTGCAGCTTCCTGCGGCGAATACGAGCCTTTCCTGCGCAATGAACTGCGCGAACGCGGGGGCTTGCTGCTCCTGGATGGGTTGGATGAAGTACCGGAAGCGGATCAACGGCGGGTGCAGATCAGGCAGGCCATCGAGGATTTCGCGGCCTCTTTTCCGCGCTGCCGCATCCTGGTGACGAGCCGCACCTACGCCTATCAGCAGCAGGATTGGCGCCTGCCAGGCTTTGTCGAGACCGTCCTGGCCCCTTTCAGCGCCGGCCAGATTCGACGTTTCATTGATCGCTGGTATGCTCACATCGGCGAGCTGCGCGGCTGGGATGCAGCCAACGCGCAGGGGCGTGCGCGGCTGCTGGCCAACGCTGTTTTCGGAAGCGATCGCCTGCGCAGCCTGGCCGAGCGCCCGCTGCTCCTGACTTTGATGGCGAGCCTGCACGCCTGGCGCGGCGGCAGCCTGCCGGAGAAGCGGGAAGAGTTGTACGCGGATGCCGTTGAGCTGCTGCTCGATTGGTGGGAGAACCAGCGCGTCGTGCGCGATGCGCAAGGCCAGCCCGAGGTCATCCAACCCAGCCTGGTGGAGTGGCTCAAACTCGATCATGAGAAAGTGCGTGCGGTTCTGCACACGCTGGCCTACCAGGCCCATGCGAATCAACCGACCCTGCTTGGCACGGCCGACATTGCGGAGGAAACGCTGGTTTCGCAACTGCTGGACGCCAGCCCGACGGGTGACATCAAGCCCAAACGCCTGGTGGAATACCTGAGCCAGCGCGCAGGCATCCTGCTGCCGCGCGGCGTCAAGGTGTACACTTTCCCGCATCGCACCTTCCAGGAATACCTGGCGGCCTGCTACCTAACCGACCACGATTTTCCTACGACCCTGGCCGAGCTGGCGCGGCAGGCGCCCGACCGCTGGCGCGAAGTGGCCTTGCTGGCCGGGGCCAAGGCCGCCAGGGGCACGTCCACCGCCATCTGGCTGCTGGTGGACGAACTGTGCTACCAGGAACCGACCGCGCCTGGTTACACCACCGCAGACGAGTGGGGCGCGCAGTTGGCCGGACAGGCCCTGGCGGAGATCGCCAACCTGGGACAGATCAGCGCGGCCCGCCGCGCCAGCGTCCAGCGGGTCATCCGCGGCCTGCGCCATGTGATGCGGGAGAGCGATCTACCGGCCCTCGAGCGTGCGTTGGCCGGCCGCACCCTGGCGCGGCTGGGCGACCCGCGGCTGGAAGTGCTGACCAGCGCGGCGATGGAATTCTGCTATGTTCCGGCAGGCCCCTTCTGGATGGGGAGCCAGGACGATCCGGATGCGGAGGACAACGAGCAGCCGCAGGAGAAGCTGGAGATGCCCTACGGCTACTGGATCGGCCGCTACCCGGTGACGAATGCGCAGTTCGGGGAGTTCACGGCTGCGGGTGGCTACCGCGAGGCGCGTTACTGGGGCGAGGCGCAGAAGGCGCAATACTGGAGTCCGGACGGATTCAAGGGGTGGGATGACAACGAGCCGCGTCAGAGGCCGCGTGATTATGGCGAACCGCAGAATCTCCCCAATCATCCGGTGGTGGAAGTGAGTTGGTACGAGGCGCTGGCTTACACGCGCTGGCTGGGGAACCGGCTGGCAGGGCAGATACCGGCGGGGTGGAGAGTGCAACTGCCGAACGAACCGGAGTGGGAGAAGGCGGCGCGGGGCGGGGTGGAGATACCGGCGCAGAAGTTGATGCGGTCGGCCGCCGTGGGGCTGACCGATGAGGGGACGCCGCGAATGCAGCTCAATCCCCTGGAACGGCGACGCTATCCGTGGAGCAACGACCCAGACGCCAACCGGGCGAACTACGACGAGAGCAGGATCGGGGCGACGAGCGCGGTGGGCTGTTTCCCGGGCGGCGCGAGTGTGTACGGGGTAGAGGAGCTGAGCGGCAACGTGTGGGAATGGACGCGGTCGCTGGATGGAAAGTATCCGTACCCCACGAGCGGCGCCGAGCGGGACAAGCGTGAGAACCTGGCGGGGGGGTCTTCTGATCTGCGGATCATCCGAGGAGGGACGTATTATGTCAATAGAACTCACGTTCGGTGCGCCCTGCGCTACTGGGACCCCCCGAATTACTGGAGCACCGATTGCGGTTTTCGTGTCGTGGTGTCCCCATGA
- a CDS encoding caspase family protein, translated as MTKKALLIGLNEYSGDISWLKGCVNDVVQVKGLLETHYGFSGDNIQTLTDSQATKAGILAGLDWLTTGSQAGDVLVFHYSGHGSQVADNGDDEMDASDEILIPYDHDWNNPLRDDDLKAAFDRISPGASLTVMMDCCHSGTGNRPAPAADADLATLPMSRSVDPPDEVRGAIELLEALRNLLGWRRKNRFKVVKTQENNVLLAACRDNQTSADAYIANDYHGAFTWYLAEALQATGGHLTYRQLAERIGNGGQGYAQQPQLECQPASFDRQVFAPAA; from the coding sequence ATGACGAAGAAGGCATTGCTGATCGGACTGAACGAATACAGCGGTGATATTAGCTGGCTGAAAGGCTGCGTCAATGACGTGGTCCAGGTCAAAGGGCTGCTCGAAACGCACTACGGTTTCAGCGGCGACAACATCCAGACGCTGACCGACAGCCAGGCGACCAAAGCAGGCATCCTGGCGGGCCTGGATTGGCTGACCACGGGGAGCCAGGCCGGCGACGTCCTGGTGTTCCACTACTCCGGCCACGGCAGCCAGGTGGCCGACAACGGCGATGATGAGATGGATGCCTCCGACGAGATTCTCATCCCCTACGACCATGACTGGAACAACCCCCTGCGCGACGATGATCTCAAGGCCGCCTTCGATCGCATCAGCCCTGGCGCCAGCCTGACGGTGATGATGGACTGTTGCCATTCGGGCACGGGCAATCGGCCCGCGCCCGCCGCCGATGCGGATCTGGCTACGCTGCCCATGTCGCGCTCCGTTGATCCGCCAGACGAGGTGAGAGGCGCCATCGAACTCCTTGAAGCCCTGAGAAACCTGCTCGGCTGGCGGCGCAAGAACCGCTTCAAGGTGGTCAAGACTCAGGAGAACAACGTGCTGCTGGCGGCCTGCCGCGACAATCAAACCTCGGCCGACGCCTACATCGCCAACGATTATCACGGCGCCTTCACCTGGTACCTGGCCGAGGCGCTGCAGGCGACAGGCGGCCATCTCACCTACCGTCAGTTGGCCGAACGTATCGGCAATGGCGGGCAAGGCTATGCGCAGCAGCCTCAGTTGGAATGCCAGCCCGCGTCGTTCGATCGGCAAGTCTTCGCACCGGCGGCGTGA
- a CDS encoding type I restriction endonuclease subunit R — protein MRERPAIYGAGWIGGDPSDYDREYCVDLAQLAAFLRETQPTAAEALDLGRDGPTRRKFLARLQGEISKRGAIDVLRHGIEHGSHHLDLFYGTPSPGNVKAQAHHAANRFSVTRQLRYSRDETQRALDLGLFINGLPVATFELKNNLTKQTVEDAIQQYKRDRNPREKLFEFGRCVVHFAVDEHEVRFCTHLQGKASWFLPFNLGWNDGAGNPPNPNGLKTDYLWKRILTRDGLTDILENYAQVIKPKDERTGKKKAVQIWPRFHQLDVVRKLLADVRGHGAGRRYLIQHSAGSGKSNSIAWLAHQLIGLAQDEAPVFDSIIVVTDRRILDQQIRDTIKQFAQVSATVGHAEHSGDLRRFIAEGKKIIISTVQKFPIILDDIGSAHRGRRFAIIIDEAHSSQGGRTSAKMSMVLSEAGTEEDDETIEDKIIRIMETKKMLPNASYFAFTATPKNKTLEIFGEAYSEGGQIKHRPFHSYTMKQAIQEGFILDVLKSYTPINSYYRLVKTVQGDPEYDTKRAQKKLRRYVESHDYAIRLKAEIMVDHFHEQVIGLNKIGGQARAMVVTSGIRHAIQYFHAIRSYLQERKSPYQAIVAFSGEHEVGGVTVTEASLNGFPSNQIADHIREDPYRFLICADKFQTGYDEPLLHTMYVDKALSGIKAVQTLSRLNRAHPQKHDVFVLDFMNDTDTIEAAFADYYRTTILSAETDPNKLHDLKADLDGYQVYAPEVVDELVERYLGGADRDKLDPILDSCVATYREQLDEDGQVDFKGKAKAFTRTYAFLGSILPYTVAEWEKLSIFLNFLVPKLPAPVDEDLAKGILEAIDMDSYRVEKQAAMKIALPDADAEIEPVPTSGGGRGLEPELDRLSNIIRSFNDQFGNIPWTNTDRVHRLITQEIPAQVLADRAFQNAKKNSDRQNARIEHDKALTRVMIALMKDDTELFKQFSDNESFHRWLTDKVFGLTYE, from the coding sequence ATGCGCGAGCGGCCGGCCATCTACGGCGCGGGCTGGATCGGCGGCGACCCGTCCGACTACGACCGGGAGTACTGTGTGGACCTGGCGCAGCTCGCGGCTTTCCTGCGCGAAACGCAGCCCACGGCGGCCGAGGCGCTCGACCTCGGTCGGGATGGCCCGACGCGGCGCAAGTTCCTGGCGCGCTTGCAGGGCGAGATCAGCAAGCGCGGCGCCATTGATGTGCTGCGACATGGCATCGAGCACGGGTCGCACCACCTCGACCTCTTCTACGGCACGCCGTCGCCAGGTAACGTGAAGGCGCAGGCGCACCACGCCGCCAACCGCTTCAGCGTCACCCGCCAGCTCCGCTACAGCCGCGACGAGACGCAGCGCGCCCTCGACCTGGGACTCTTCATCAACGGCCTGCCGGTCGCCACCTTCGAGCTGAAGAACAACCTCACGAAGCAGACGGTCGAGGACGCCATCCAGCAGTACAAGCGCGACCGCAACCCGCGCGAAAAGCTCTTCGAGTTCGGCCGCTGCGTGGTACACTTCGCGGTAGACGAGCACGAGGTGCGCTTCTGCACGCATCTGCAGGGCAAAGCCTCGTGGTTTCTGCCCTTCAATCTGGGTTGGAACGACGGTGCCGGCAATCCGCCCAACCCCAACGGCCTCAAGACCGACTACTTGTGGAAGCGCATCCTCACGCGCGACGGTCTGACCGACATCCTCGAGAACTACGCCCAGGTGATCAAACCCAAGGATGAGAGGACCGGCAAAAAGAAGGCGGTACAGATCTGGCCGCGCTTTCACCAGCTCGACGTGGTGCGCAAGCTCCTGGCCGATGTGCGCGGCCACGGCGCGGGCCGGCGCTACCTGATCCAGCACTCGGCGGGCAGCGGCAAGTCCAACTCCATCGCCTGGCTCGCCCACCAGTTGATCGGACTCGCCCAGGACGAGGCGCCGGTCTTCGACTCCATCATCGTCGTCACCGACCGGCGCATCCTCGACCAACAGATCCGGGACACCATCAAACAGTTCGCCCAGGTGAGTGCGACCGTGGGGCACGCCGAGCATTCGGGCGACCTGCGCAGGTTTATCGCCGAAGGGAAAAAGATCATCATCTCCACGGTGCAGAAGTTCCCGATCATCCTGGATGATATCGGCAGCGCGCACCGAGGGCGGCGCTTCGCGATCATTATTGACGAGGCTCACTCCAGCCAGGGCGGCCGCACTTCAGCCAAAATGTCCATGGTACTCTCCGAAGCAGGCACCGAAGAGGACGATGAGACGATTGAGGATAAGATCATTCGGATCATGGAAACCAAGAAGATGCTGCCGAACGCGAGCTACTTCGCGTTCACGGCCACGCCTAAGAACAAGACGCTGGAGATCTTCGGCGAGGCGTACAGCGAGGGTGGGCAGATCAAGCATCGGCCTTTCCATAGCTACACCATGAAGCAGGCCATCCAGGAGGGGTTCATCCTGGATGTGCTCAAGAGCTACACGCCGATCAACAGTTATTACAGACTGGTCAAGACGGTGCAGGGTGACCCAGAGTACGACACCAAGCGCGCGCAAAAGAAGCTGCGCCGCTACGTCGAGTCGCACGACTACGCCATCCGGCTCAAGGCTGAGATTATGGTAGATCACTTCCACGAGCAGGTGATCGGTCTGAACAAGATTGGCGGACAGGCGCGGGCCATGGTGGTCACGAGCGGTATCAGGCATGCGATTCAATACTTCCATGCCATCCGTAGCTATTTGCAGGAACGCAAAAGCCCCTACCAGGCCATCGTCGCCTTCTCCGGCGAACATGAGGTCGGTGGTGTCACGGTCACGGAAGCATCCCTCAATGGCTTCCCCAGCAACCAGATCGCCGACCATATCCGGGAAGACCCATATCGCTTCCTGATCTGTGCCGACAAGTTCCAGACAGGCTACGATGAGCCGCTCCTGCACACAATGTACGTGGACAAGGCTCTGAGCGGCATCAAAGCGGTACAGACGCTGTCTCGGCTCAACCGCGCCCATCCGCAGAAGCACGATGTCTTCGTGCTCGACTTCATGAATGACACGGATACCATCGAGGCGGCCTTCGCCGACTACTACCGCACCACTATCCTCAGCGCGGAGACCGATCCGAACAAGCTGCATGACCTCAAGGCGGACCTTGACGGTTACCAGGTCTACGCGCCGGAAGTGGTTGATGAGTTGGTGGAACGCTACCTGGGTGGGGCTGATCGCGACAAGTTGGACCCAATCCTTGATTCCTGCGTGGCAACCTACCGGGAACAACTTGATGAGGATGGGCAGGTGGACTTTAAAGGCAAGGCTAAGGCGTTTACGCGCACCTATGCGTTCCTCGGCTCCATCTTGCCCTACACGGTCGCCGAGTGGGAAAAGCTGTCAATCTTCCTGAATTTCCTTGTGCCCAAGCTGCCCGCACCCGTTGACGAGGATCTAGCGAAGGGTATTCTCGAGGCCATTGACATGGACAGCTACCGGGTCGAGAAGCAAGCCGCCATGAAGATCGCCCTGCCCGACGCGGATGCTGAGATCGAGCCAGTGCCTACCAGCGGCGGCGGCCGCGGTCTCGAACCGGAACTCGACCGCTTGAGCAACATCATCCGGAGTTTTAACGATCAGTTTGGCAATATCCCCTGGACCAACACGGATCGTGTTCACCGCCTCATCACACAAGAAATACCAGCGCAGGTTTTGGCGGATAGAGCCTTCCAGAACGCAAAGAAGAACTCTGATCGTCAAAACGCGCGTATTGAGCACGACAAGGCCTTGACTCGCGTCATGATTGCCTTGATGAAGGACGACACGGAGCTTTTCAAGCAATTCAGCGATAATGAATCGTTCCATCGCTGGCTGACCGACAAAGTGTTCGGCCTAACCTACGAGTAG
- a CDS encoding restriction endonuclease subunit S, giving the protein MTCDLKPYPAYKDSGVPWLGDVPAHWVIKPLKRWVRINVEVLPENTDANCEFRYLDIGTVGTGILTGKPQRLKFGGAPSRARRVLHRGDTIISTVRTYLKAVYFVSEDAHDLIASTGFAVLTPVQGVDPRFLSFLVQSDPFTDRVSADSVGTAYPAIAETRLGTFHVAIPPLPDEQLAIIRYLDYMDRRIRRYIRAKQKLIALLNEQKQGIIQQAVTRGLNPDVRLKPSGVEWLGDVPEHWEVRQLGRFITLQRGFDITKERQTDGTVPVVSSGGISSYHNQSTSPGPGVVVGRKGSAGTVHFIAGEFWAHDTTLWVRTFHGNHPRFVYYVLCHLDLKRFDTGSANPTINRNIVHPEIVQFPPPDEQRMIASFLDDVFDKTGRMIDDAQREIALIREYRTRLIADVVTGKLDVRAAAQGLPEEGEGLEALDEGEVLSEGAEVKEGDLDAASEEVDA; this is encoded by the coding sequence ATGACCTGCGACCTCAAGCCCTACCCTGCTTACAAAGACTCCGGCGTGCCGTGGCTGGGGGACGTTCCCGCGCATTGGGTGATCAAGCCGCTAAAGCGGTGGGTGCGAATCAATGTGGAAGTTCTTCCCGAGAACACAGACGCGAATTGCGAGTTTCGCTATCTGGATATCGGCACGGTTGGCACTGGAATCCTGACAGGAAAACCGCAAAGGCTGAAGTTCGGAGGAGCTCCGTCTCGTGCACGACGGGTGCTGCATCGAGGCGACACCATCATTTCAACAGTTCGAACATATCTCAAGGCAGTCTACTTTGTTTCGGAAGACGCTCACGATTTGATCGCATCCACCGGCTTTGCAGTCTTGACGCCAGTACAGGGCGTTGATCCGCGCTTCTTGAGCTTTCTCGTGCAGAGCGATCCCTTCACAGATCGAGTAAGCGCAGATTCAGTTGGTACGGCATATCCGGCGATCGCTGAAACACGGCTAGGAACGTTTCATGTTGCGATACCACCCCTCCCCGACGAACAACTCGCCATCATCCGCTACCTCGACTACATGGACCGCCGCATCCGGCGCTACATCCGCGCCAAGCAAAAGCTGATAGCGCTGCTCAACGAGCAGAAACAGGGCATCATCCAACAGGCGGTCACCCGCGGCCTCAACCCGGACGTACGCCTCAAGCCGTCGGGGGTGGAATGGTTGGGGGATGTGCCGGAGCATTGGGAAGTGCGGCAGCTCGGACGCTTCATCACTCTTCAGAGAGGGTTCGACATTACCAAGGAGCGGCAAACCGACGGCACCGTGCCAGTCGTGTCGTCAGGGGGCATTTCTTCGTACCACAATCAGTCAACATCTCCAGGACCGGGCGTGGTTGTTGGGCGCAAAGGGTCAGCTGGCACAGTCCATTTTATCGCTGGCGAGTTTTGGGCTCACGATACAACATTATGGGTGAGGACCTTCCACGGCAATCACCCGAGATTCGTCTACTACGTGCTCTGCCATTTGGACCTAAAGCGATTCGATACCGGATCAGCAAATCCGACGATCAATCGAAACATCGTCCACCCAGAGATTGTACAATTTCCACCTCCAGATGAACAGCGGATGATAGCGTCATTCCTTGATGATGTGTTCGACAAGACCGGCAGGATGATCGATGATGCCCAACGCGAAATCGCTCTTATCCGCGAATACCGCACCCGCCTGATCGCCGACGTGGTGACGGGCAAGCTCGACGTGCGAGCGGCGGCGCAGGGGTTGCCGGAAGAGGGCGAAGGACTGGAGGCGTTGGATGAGGGCGAGGTGCTGAGCGAGGGCGCAGAGGTCAAGGAAGGTGACCTGGACGCCGCAAGCGAGGAGGTTGATGCATGA
- a CDS encoding SAM-dependent DNA methyltransferase has product MDQNQLAWIANFVWGIADDVLRDLYVRGKYRDVILPMIVLRRLDAVLEPSKQAVLDMKVTLDSARIVHQDQTLRQAAGQAFYNTSKFTMRDLKARTSQQQLKADFEAYLDGFSPNVQDILENFEFRNQIPRLSKADALGTLIEKLLSPDINLSPNPVLNRDGSLKQPGLDNHGMGTVFEELIRRFNEENNEEAGEHWTPRDAVKLMTKLVFLPIADEIESGTYLLYDGTCGTLGMLTVGEETLQDLAQARGKQVSIHLYGQEINAETYAIAKADLLLKGEGEAADNLVGGPEHSTLANDAFPAHEFDFMLSNPPYGKSWKSDLERMGGKDGIKDPRFIIEHAGDAEYSLITRSSDGQLMFLVNMLSKMKHSTKLGSRIAEVHNGSSLFTGDAGQGESNIRRWIIENDWLEAIVALPLNMFYNTGIATYIWVLTNRKPAHRKGKVQLIDATQWYKPLRKNLGKKNCELADEDIGRVCETFLAFEETEHSKIFPNAVFGYWKVTMERPLRLQGIDPQRAYTPKEIKALKESVERTADAAPVIKKIHKKGVDPDPLRGLCAATIAGKTVVVEYEPDPDLRDTEQVPLLEPGGIEAFLRREVLPHVPDAWYDPASVKIGYEISFTRYFYKPQPLRTLAEIRADILAVERETEGLLDEILGEES; this is encoded by the coding sequence ATGGACCAAAACCAGCTCGCCTGGATAGCTAATTTCGTTTGGGGTATTGCCGACGATGTGCTGCGCGACCTCTACGTACGCGGCAAGTATCGCGATGTCATCCTGCCGATGATCGTCCTACGCCGACTCGATGCCGTACTTGAGCCAAGCAAGCAGGCGGTGCTCGACATGAAGGTCACGCTCGACAGCGCACGCATCGTTCACCAGGATCAAACCCTGCGGCAGGCCGCCGGCCAAGCCTTCTACAACACTTCCAAGTTCACGATGCGTGACCTCAAGGCGCGTACCAGCCAGCAGCAGCTCAAGGCCGACTTCGAGGCCTATCTCGATGGCTTTTCGCCGAACGTGCAGGATATTTTGGAGAATTTCGAGTTTCGCAATCAAATCCCGCGGCTCTCCAAAGCCGATGCCCTCGGCACGCTGATCGAAAAACTCCTCTCGCCGGACATTAACCTGAGTCCCAACCCCGTCCTCAACCGTGACGGGTCGCTGAAGCAGCCTGGCCTGGACAACCACGGGATGGGAACGGTCTTCGAAGAACTCATCCGCCGCTTCAATGAGGAGAACAACGAGGAGGCGGGTGAGCACTGGACCCCGCGCGACGCCGTCAAGCTCATGACGAAGCTGGTCTTCCTGCCCATCGCCGACGAGATCGAATCGGGCACCTATCTTCTCTATGACGGCACGTGCGGCACCCTCGGCATGTTGACCGTGGGCGAGGAGACGTTGCAAGACTTGGCCCAGGCCCGCGGCAAGCAGGTGTCCATCCACCTCTACGGCCAGGAGATCAACGCCGAGACCTACGCCATCGCCAAGGCGGACTTGCTGCTGAAGGGCGAGGGCGAGGCGGCGGACAACCTGGTGGGCGGGCCGGAGCACTCGACCCTGGCCAACGACGCCTTCCCAGCCCACGAGTTCGACTTCATGCTCTCGAACCCACCCTACGGCAAGAGCTGGAAGAGCGACCTGGAGCGCATGGGCGGCAAGGATGGCATCAAAGACCCGCGCTTCATCATCGAGCACGCGGGCGACGCTGAGTACTCCCTCATCACCCGGTCGAGCGACGGCCAGTTGATGTTCCTGGTCAACATGCTGAGCAAGATGAAGCACAGCACGAAGCTGGGCAGCCGCATCGCTGAGGTACACAACGGCTCGTCGCTGTTCACTGGGGACGCGGGCCAGGGCGAAAGCAACATCCGCCGTTGGATCATCGAGAACGACTGGCTGGAGGCGATCGTCGCGCTGCCGCTGAACATGTTCTACAACACCGGCATCGCCACCTACATCTGGGTGCTGACGAACCGCAAGCCCGCACATCGGAAGGGCAAGGTGCAGCTCATAGACGCCACCCAGTGGTACAAGCCACTGCGCAAGAACCTGGGCAAGAAGAACTGCGAGCTGGCGGACGAGGACATTGGCCGCGTCTGTGAGACCTTCCTGGCCTTCGAGGAGACCGAACACTCGAAGATCTTCCCCAACGCCGTGTTCGGCTACTGGAAGGTGACGATGGAACGGCCGTTGCGGCTGCAAGGGATTGACCCCCAGCGCGCCTACACGCCGAAGGAGATCAAGGCGCTCAAAGAGTCCGTTGAGCGCACGGCTGATGCGGCGCCAGTCATCAAGAAGATCCACAAGAAGGGTGTAGACCCAGACCCGCTGCGCGGGCTGTGCGCGGCCACCATCGCCGGTAAGACCGTCGTGGTCGAGTACGAACCGGACCCTGACCTACGCGACACCGAGCAGGTGCCCCTCCTGGAGCCGGGTGGCATCGAGGCATTTTTGCGCCGCGAAGTGCTGCCGCATGTGCCGGACGCGTGGTATGACCCTGCCAGCGTGAAGATCGGCTACGAGATCAGCTTCACGCGCTATTTCTATAAGCCGCAGCCGCTGCGCACGCTGGCAGAAATCCGTGCGGACATCCTGGCAGTGGAGCGAGAGACTGAAGGGTTGCTTGACGAGATTCTGGGAGAAGAATCATGA
- a CDS encoding four helix bundle protein — MSALDASDKSDRPGGPDTSDQPDRLLPPHGGYRKLRSFQTAELVYDGTVIFCDSFIDKRSRTHDQMVQAARSGRQNIAEGSMASATSKKTELKLTNVAKASLEELLLDYEDFLRQRRLPLWDKNSREALAVRGRYQSAPTDSYDPHGIAKASAEVAANTLICLINQATYLLKRQIENQGRDFIEHGGFTERLYQARSDYKQRQADNPAQIPVCPNCGKPMRLRTAHKGPRAGQPFWGCSGYPDCTGTRPADPSTPPVKPDSPPDPGGRP, encoded by the coding sequence ATGAGCGCGCTCGATGCGTCAGACAAGTCAGACCGGCCCGGCGGGCCAGACACGTCAGACCAGCCTGACCGTCTGCTTCCCCCCCACGGCGGGTACCGCAAACTGCGGAGCTTCCAGACCGCGGAGTTGGTCTACGATGGCACGGTCATTTTTTGCGACAGTTTCATTGATAAGCGCTCCCGCACCCACGACCAGATGGTTCAGGCCGCGCGTAGCGGACGACAGAACATCGCGGAGGGCAGCATGGCCTCCGCGACATCGAAAAAGACGGAGCTTAAGCTGACCAACGTGGCGAAGGCCAGCCTGGAAGAACTATTGCTGGACTACGAGGATTTCCTGCGCCAGCGCCGCCTGCCTTTGTGGGACAAGAACTCGCGTGAGGCCTTGGCCGTGCGGGGGCGGTATCAATCCGCCCCGACCGACTCGTACGACCCCCACGGCATCGCCAAGGCCAGCGCCGAGGTGGCCGCAAACACGCTGATCTGCCTGATCAACCAGGCCACCTACCTGCTCAAGCGCCAGATCGAGAACCAGGGGCGGGACTTCATCGAGCATGGCGGCTTCACCGAGCGCCTCTACCAGGCACGCTCCGATTACAAACAAAGACAGGCAGACAACCCTGCGCAGATCCCTGTCTGCCCGAATTGCGGCAAACCCATGCGACTTCGCACCGCGCACAAAGGGCCCCGCGCCGGCCAACCGTTCTGGGGCTGCTCCGGCTACCCCGACTGCACCGGAACCCGCCCGGCAGATCCATCCACCCCGCCCGTGAAACCCGATAGTCCACCCGACCCCGGAGGTCGCCCATGA